From Rhizobium sp. NZLR1, a single genomic window includes:
- a CDS encoding alpha/beta fold hydrolase, translating to MPEYQDFISISGRTALDPAPLVLLHGSGMHERNLIALADKVGADRPYLSLRGAVKWDEGFAFFRRNPDRTLDDADLFNETHHLADFLAKASTTGLLKRPPVLVGFSNGAIIAASILLHRPETIAGAVLLRPLSPAPAADFPDLRNHRILILAGERDERRAPEDVVLIRDQIEKSGAGATTRLIPTGHDLGDDEPDFIRAWLAENFRPA from the coding sequence ATGCCGGAATATCAGGATTTCATTTCGATCTCAGGAAGAACCGCACTCGATCCAGCACCCCTGGTGCTGCTGCATGGAAGCGGCATGCATGAACGCAATCTGATCGCGCTTGCCGACAAGGTTGGGGCGGATCGGCCCTATCTGTCGCTGAGGGGCGCGGTTAAATGGGATGAAGGCTTTGCTTTCTTTCGCCGAAACCCCGACCGGACGCTTGATGACGCCGACCTCTTCAACGAGACCCATCATCTCGCCGATTTTCTGGCGAAGGCCTCGACAACCGGGCTCCTGAAACGGCCGCCTGTGCTGGTCGGCTTTTCGAACGGCGCGATCATCGCCGCCTCGATCCTGCTGCATCGCCCGGAAACCATAGCCGGGGCCGTCCTGCTGCGGCCGCTATCACCCGCACCCGCCGCCGATTTTCCCGACCTCAGAAACCATCGCATCCTCATTCTGGCAGGCGAACGCGACGAGCGGCGCGCGCCTGAGGACGTTGTGCTCATCAGGGATCAGATTGAAAAAAGCGGTGCCGGCGCCACGACGAGACTGATCCCGACCGGCCATGATCTCGGCGACGACGAGCCGGATTTCATCAGGGCTTGGCTGGCGGAGAATTTCCGACCAGCCTGA
- the sufA gene encoding Fe-S cluster assembly scaffold SufA codes for MGFAIMSMTDGAAARVKAIVENSGPEAKGVRVGIKKGGCAGMEYTIDMVTEPNAKDDLIERDGAKVWVEPSAALYLLGTEMGFEATTLRSGFTFTNPNQTSACGCGESVELKPADLAALAAQRQNEPAHT; via the coding sequence ATGGGCTTTGCAATTATGAGCATGACGGACGGGGCTGCGGCCCGCGTCAAAGCGATCGTCGAGAACTCGGGGCCGGAGGCCAAGGGTGTACGCGTCGGCATCAAGAAGGGCGGCTGCGCCGGGATGGAATATACCATCGACATGGTGACCGAACCCAATGCCAAGGACGACCTGATCGAGCGCGACGGTGCCAAAGTCTGGGTCGAGCCATCGGCGGCTCTTTACCTGCTCGGCACCGAAATGGGTTTCGAGGCGACGACGCTGCGCTCCGGCTTCACCTTCACCAATCCGAACCAGACATCGGCCTGCGGCTGCGGCGAATCCGTCGAGCTGAAACCCGCCGATCTCGCGGCCCTAGCCGCACAGCGCCAAAACGAGCCGGCGCACACCTGA
- a CDS encoding SUF system Fe-S cluster assembly protein, with protein MSLDESEQKIDVREGIVHSSIPADELARLSDDVISALKTVYDPEIPADIFELGLIYKIDIEDDRMVKIMMTLTAPGCPVAGEMPGWVENAVGAVEGVSGVEVAMTFDPPWTPDRMSEEAQVAVGWY; from the coding sequence ATGAGCCTGGACGAAAGCGAACAGAAGATCGATGTGCGCGAAGGCATCGTGCATTCCAGCATTCCGGCCGATGAGCTGGCGCGGCTCAGCGACGACGTCATCAGCGCGCTGAAGACCGTCTACGATCCGGAAATTCCGGCCGACATCTTCGAACTCGGTCTGATCTACAAGATCGACATCGAGGACGACCGGATGGTGAAAATCATGATGACACTGACCGCCCCCGGCTGCCCGGTTGCCGGCGAGATGCCGGGCTGGGTCGAAAATGCCGTCGGCGCCGTCGAAGGTGTATCGGGTGTCGAAGTGGCGATGACCTTCGATCCGCCGTGGACGCCGGATCGTATGTCCGAAGAGGCGCAGGTCGCCGTCGGTTGGTATTAA
- a CDS encoding cysteine desulfurase, producing the protein MDKIVPAAPYDVEAIRRDFPILAEKVHGKPLVYLDNGASAQKPQVVIDAISHAYSHEYANVHRGLHYLSNAATDAYEASRDKVRRFLNAPSVNDIVFTKNSTEAINTVAYGWGMPEIGEGDEIVLTIMEHHSNIVPWHFIRERQGAKLVWVPVDDEGAFHIEDFEKSLTERTKLVAITHMSNALGTIVPVKEVCRIAHERGIPVLIDGSQGAVHLPVDVQDIDCDWYVMTGHKLYGPSGIGVLYGKKERLSQMRPFQGGGEMIFEVAEDAVTYNDPPHRFEAGTPPIVQAIGLGYALDYMEKVGREAIARHEADLAAYAVERLKSVNSLRVFGTAPDKGSIFSFELAGIHAHDVSMVIDRQGVAVRAGTHCAMPLLKRFGVTSTCRASFGMYNTRAEVDALADALEYARKFFA; encoded by the coding sequence ATGGACAAGATCGTACCGGCCGCGCCATACGACGTCGAAGCCATCCGCCGGGATTTTCCGATCCTGGCGGAGAAGGTGCACGGCAAGCCGCTGGTCTATCTCGACAACGGCGCCTCGGCGCAGAAGCCGCAGGTGGTGATCGATGCCATCTCGCATGCCTATAGCCACGAATATGCCAATGTGCATCGCGGCCTGCACTATCTCTCCAATGCCGCCACGGATGCCTATGAGGCATCGCGCGACAAGGTGCGCCGCTTCCTCAATGCCCCTTCGGTCAACGACATCGTCTTCACCAAGAATTCGACGGAAGCAATCAACACCGTCGCCTATGGCTGGGGCATGCCTGAGATCGGCGAAGGCGACGAGATCGTCCTGACGATCATGGAGCATCATTCCAACATCGTGCCCTGGCACTTCATCCGTGAGCGGCAGGGCGCCAAGCTGGTCTGGGTTCCCGTCGATGACGAGGGCGCCTTCCATATCGAAGATTTCGAAAAGAGCCTGACGGAGCGCACCAAGCTCGTCGCCATCACCCATATGTCGAATGCGCTCGGCACCATCGTTCCCGTCAAGGAAGTCTGCCGCATCGCGCACGAGCGCGGTATTCCGGTGCTGATCGACGGCAGCCAGGGTGCGGTGCATCTGCCCGTGGATGTGCAGGATATCGATTGCGACTGGTACGTGATGACCGGCCACAAGCTCTACGGCCCATCCGGCATCGGCGTGCTCTACGGCAAGAAGGAGCGGCTTTCGCAGATGCGCCCGTTCCAGGGCGGCGGCGAGATGATTTTCGAAGTTGCCGAGGATGCTGTCACCTATAATGATCCGCCGCATCGCTTCGAGGCCGGCACGCCACCGATCGTGCAGGCGATCGGGCTCGGTTATGCGCTCGACTACATGGAGAAGGTCGGCCGCGAGGCGATCGCCCGCCATGAGGCCGATCTTGCGGCTTACGCCGTCGAGCGGCTGAAATCGGTCAATTCGCTGCGGGTGTTCGGAACGGCGCCCGACAAGGGCAGTATCTTTTCCTTCGAGCTTGCCGGCATCCATGCCCATGACGTCTCGATGGTGATCGACCGGCAGGGCGTTGCGGTGCGGGCCGGCACCCATTGCGCCATGCCGCTCTTGAAACGCTTCGGCGTCACCTCCACATGCCGTGCATCTTTCGGCATGTACAATACCCGCGCCGAGGTCGATGCCCTGGCCGATGCGCTTGAATATGCGCGCAAGTTCTTTGCTTGA
- the sufD gene encoding Fe-S cluster assembly protein SufD, translated as MNMQTTSRLTVAETALIEAFNHQIGDLPGNGAVTALRDRLLDDLKKAGLPTRRIEAWHYTDLKNLLRALPPQVGDAGSDALEPLVAGSTVLAVIQGHANQKAAADGLGVSAYSEHLLDGSAADGLDALGSDDAVGRINGSFVRDGYVVDVPADTELEDPLEIQFVHAGGQAHTRLPVAFGAGVKATVIERHLAVTSDAALVSHVSDITVGEGAELTWIILQQHGADDTHLGQIRIDLGTDARLRLFVINAGGRLVRQELHIKVTGEGADLTVRGINLLGGESHTDVTMMLGHDVPHTGSTEVIRNVVFDRAKGVFQGMIRVAPDAQKTDAKMACNTLLMSDDAEFSVKPELEIFADDVQCGHGATVTDIDANHLYYMMARGIPENKARAMLVNAFVAEIVEELEDEALVEALEGVISAWLEKHA; from the coding sequence GCGCTACGCGACCGGCTTCTCGACGACCTGAAGAAGGCCGGCCTGCCGACGCGCCGCATCGAGGCCTGGCACTATACCGATCTGAAAAACCTGCTGCGCGCCTTGCCGCCGCAGGTCGGTGATGCCGGCTCCGATGCGCTTGAGCCTCTGGTTGCCGGCTCGACGGTGCTGGCGGTGATCCAGGGCCACGCCAACCAGAAGGCTGCGGCCGACGGTCTTGGCGTTTCAGCCTATAGCGAACATCTGCTCGACGGTTCCGCCGCAGACGGGCTCGATGCGCTTGGCAGCGACGACGCGGTCGGCCGCATCAACGGCAGCTTCGTGCGCGACGGCTATGTCGTCGACGTGCCTGCCGATACCGAGCTTGAAGATCCGCTCGAAATCCAGTTTGTCCATGCCGGCGGGCAGGCACATACACGCCTTCCCGTTGCCTTCGGCGCCGGTGTCAAGGCAACCGTCATCGAACGTCACCTTGCAGTGACCAGCGATGCGGCACTCGTGTCCCATGTCAGTGACATCACTGTCGGCGAGGGCGCCGAGCTAACCTGGATCATCCTGCAGCAGCATGGGGCAGACGATACGCATCTCGGCCAGATCCGCATCGATCTCGGCACGGACGCCAGGCTTCGCCTGTTCGTCATCAATGCCGGTGGCAGGCTGGTGCGCCAGGAACTGCATATCAAGGTGACGGGCGAGGGCGCCGACCTGACGGTGCGCGGCATCAACCTGCTCGGCGGTGAGAGCCATACCGACGTGACGATGATGCTTGGCCACGACGTGCCGCACACCGGCTCGACCGAAGTGATCCGCAACGTCGTCTTCGACCGCGCCAAGGGGGTCTTCCAGGGCATGATCCGGGTGGCGCCCGATGCGCAGAAGACCGACGCCAAGATGGCCTGCAACACGCTGCTGATGTCCGACGATGCCGAATTCTCGGTCAAGCCAGAGCTCGAGATCTTTGCCGACGATGTCCAGTGCGGCCACGGGGCGACGGTGACCGATATCGACGCCAATCATCTCTATTACATGATGGCGCGCGGCATTCCGGAGAACAAGGCGCGGGCGATGCTGGTCAACGCCTTCGTCGCCGAGATCGTCGAGGAACTGGAAGACGAGGCTCTGGTCGAGGCGCTGGAAGGCGTGATTTCGGCCTGGCTCGAAAAGCACGCCTGA